Proteins from one Oceanispirochaeta sp. M1 genomic window:
- a CDS encoding DUF58 domain-containing protein encodes MIDPELAARLERIRVLTRRKITAAFAGDYISAFKGRGMEFEEVRPYQPGDEVKFIDWNVTARSSEPYVKVYREERELSMMLLLDLSPSGLFSSQEKSKNQLAAELCAMLAYTAVSNQDKVGLTIFTDHVEKVIPPARGNRHVMHLIRDVISYKPEGKGTSISSALKYTNSILRKKSILFLISDFHDQGYENHLAAAAEKHDLVCIQLLDPREEIAPDRGLYRFVDPESGRTRLYDGRSPQARKEWEKLYHGRQKALKSMIREKGGDFLTLHAGEDWVQPLTRFFMQRGGLV; translated from the coding sequence ATGATAGATCCCGAACTGGCCGCCCGGCTGGAGCGGATAAGAGTTCTCACAAGACGAAAAATCACAGCAGCCTTTGCAGGTGACTACATCTCGGCCTTTAAGGGCCGTGGGATGGAATTTGAGGAAGTCAGACCCTATCAGCCCGGTGATGAAGTAAAGTTTATCGACTGGAATGTCACAGCCCGAAGTTCCGAACCCTATGTGAAGGTATACAGGGAAGAACGGGAGCTCTCTATGATGCTCCTTCTGGACCTCTCACCTTCGGGTCTGTTTTCATCACAGGAAAAGAGTAAAAATCAGCTGGCAGCGGAACTCTGTGCCATGCTTGCCTATACGGCAGTGTCAAATCAGGACAAAGTGGGGCTGACCATTTTCACCGATCATGTAGAAAAAGTTATTCCACCTGCCAGAGGAAACCGTCATGTAATGCATCTGATCCGGGATGTCATCAGTTACAAGCCGGAAGGAAAGGGTACATCCATATCCTCGGCTCTGAAATACACAAACAGTATACTCAGGAAAAAAAGTATTTTGTTTCTGATCTCAGATTTTCATGATCAGGGATATGAAAATCACCTGGCAGCTGCAGCTGAAAAGCATGATCTTGTCTGTATACAGCTGCTTGATCCAAGAGAGGAAATAGCTCCGGACAGAGGGCTCTACCGTTTTGTAGACCCCGAGAGCGGCAGGACCAGGTTGTATGACGGCAGGAGTCCCCAGGCCAGAAAGGAGTGGGAGAAACTTTATCATGGCAGGCAGAAAGCATTGAAGAGTATGATTCGTGAAAAGGGCGGTGATTTTCTGACCCTTCATGCAGGTGAAGACTGGGTGCAGCCCCTGACCCGTTTTTTTATGCAGCGGGGAGGTCTGGTCTGA
- a CDS encoding VWA domain-containing protein: MIRFENPLYFILILVLPLLIFLQRKSKPALIYPSLSSLPPGKSLRIRLFFLRDLFFYLAVFLMIIALAGPFRILGEEKDYSRGYLLQLVVDRSGSMGSFMDKNAETNRLDVVKKVLHDFIQGDGSVLEGRGNDRIGLISFALYADTMAPLTVSHDIVTQLLSTLSLAREDEDGTSMGDALALAVARMTAYQQKAGIDSSGSVIILLTDGQNNSGTADPLEAAELASSYGIKVYTIGFGGGYYQNAFGLIREIPPEYGIDEDTLTAIAETTGGVYFNAGNEKSLLAVYKEIDRLEKVDTEELRSTDKELYFPFLLKAALALILITGLIRYIFLNVVEGDV; encoded by the coding sequence ATGATCCGTTTTGAAAATCCCCTCTATTTCATTCTTATCCTGGTGCTGCCCCTTCTGATTTTTCTACAAAGAAAATCAAAGCCCGCACTGATCTATCCCAGTCTCAGCAGCCTGCCTCCTGGAAAGAGTCTCAGGATAAGACTGTTTTTTCTCCGGGATCTTTTCTTCTATCTGGCTGTTTTCTTAATGATTATTGCTCTGGCCGGTCCTTTTCGAATCCTTGGAGAGGAGAAGGATTACAGCCGCGGCTATCTTCTGCAGCTTGTGGTCGACAGAAGTGGAAGTATGGGAAGCTTTATGGATAAAAATGCAGAAACAAACCGTCTGGATGTTGTTAAAAAGGTCCTCCATGATTTCATACAGGGTGACGGTTCTGTACTGGAGGGGCGAGGAAATGACAGGATCGGTCTGATCTCTTTCGCCCTTTATGCAGATACCATGGCCCCTCTGACGGTGAGTCATGATATTGTTACCCAACTGCTTTCAACACTCTCTCTGGCCCGTGAGGATGAAGATGGAACATCCATGGGAGATGCTCTGGCTCTTGCTGTGGCCCGTATGACTGCCTATCAGCAGAAGGCCGGTATAGACTCATCAGGTTCTGTAATTATTCTTCTCACAGACGGTCAGAATAACAGCGGTACTGCAGATCCTCTGGAAGCTGCAGAGCTGGCATCAAGCTATGGGATCAAGGTTTATACCATAGGTTTTGGCGGAGGGTACTATCAGAACGCCTTTGGATTGATAAGAGAGATTCCTCCTGAATACGGTATCGATGAAGATACATTGACTGCCATCGCAGAAACAACCGGCGGGGTATATTTCAATGCGGGAAATGAGAAGTCCCTCCTTGCTGTGTATAAAGAGATCGACCGTCTTGAGAAGGTTGATACAGAGGAGCTGCGTTCTACAGACAAGGAGTTGTATTTCCCATTTTTATTAAAGGCTGCTTTAGCACTCATTCTTATTACAGGTCTCATTCGTTATATCTTTCTCAATGTGGTGGAGGGTGATGTATGA
- a CDS encoding VWA domain-containing protein yields the protein MSFFDTEALLWAIPSLLFPLFFIIGRIRRRRYRIFMSGNGYGRGSGGSISFPFSLFFMILSICFLILAMLRPVSNPRLKDVEQSGRNLVFVIDVSRSMLAEDLAPNRLERARYDILNSMDALSGNRVALVAFAGSPVLKCPLTLDYTYFSQALSDLGLNSVSRGGTNLGDAVRIVIDELFDPEDRQAMDIILITDGEDQDSFPVQSAARAGQEGIRIIALGLGNQESGAAVPGEDESETLSYQNEPVYSRADMKTLEEMAAASRDGWAVAVESGRLPVPAILQKLYMKGENKNTGKAEQYVYDEHYRWALIPALLFFILALLSENTVLFRRNE from the coding sequence ATGAGTTTTTTTGATACAGAGGCTCTGCTGTGGGCAATCCCTTCATTACTCTTTCCGCTGTTTTTTATCATTGGAAGGATAAGGCGGCGGCGTTACCGTATTTTTATGAGCGGGAATGGATATGGCCGGGGTTCCGGAGGCTCAATCAGTTTTCCATTCAGTCTGTTTTTTATGATCTTGTCCATTTGTTTCCTGATTCTGGCAATGCTGCGTCCAGTCTCTAATCCGAGGCTTAAGGATGTTGAGCAGTCAGGACGGAACCTGGTCTTTGTAATTGATGTATCACGCAGTATGCTTGCTGAAGATCTGGCACCTAACAGGCTGGAGAGAGCCCGCTACGATATCCTGAACTCCATGGATGCGCTGTCGGGTAACAGGGTGGCCCTTGTCGCCTTTGCAGGAAGTCCTGTCCTTAAGTGTCCCCTTACATTGGATTATACCTATTTTTCTCAGGCACTCTCCGACCTCGGACTTAACAGTGTAAGCCGGGGAGGAACTAATCTGGGTGATGCTGTACGGATTGTGATAGATGAGCTCTTTGATCCCGAAGACAGGCAGGCGATGGATATTATTCTCATAACCGACGGGGAAGATCAGGATAGTTTTCCTGTACAGTCTGCCGCAAGAGCAGGTCAGGAGGGTATCCGGATTATTGCCCTCGGTCTTGGAAATCAGGAGAGCGGTGCTGCTGTGCCCGGAGAGGATGAGAGTGAGACACTGAGTTATCAGAATGAACCTGTCTACTCCAGAGCGGATATGAAAACACTTGAAGAGATGGCTGCCGCTTCCCGGGACGGCTGGGCTGTTGCTGTTGAATCAGGACGTCTTCCTGTACCAGCTATTCTACAGAAGCTTTATATGAAAGGTGAAAACAAAAATACAGGGAAGGCTGAACAATACGTCTATGATGAACATTACAGATGGGCACTGATTCCGGCTCTTCTATTTTTTATTTTGGCACTTCTAAGTGAAAATACAGTTCTGTTCAGGAGAAATGAGTGA